A genome region from Hevea brasiliensis isolate MT/VB/25A 57/8 chromosome 9, ASM3005281v1, whole genome shotgun sequence includes the following:
- the LOC110664185 gene encoding uncharacterized protein LOC110664185 isoform X2 — protein MRQVCHRREGGGIIMEEETSIKKRGGFADDCDLVASMFSWSLEDICNENLFEVKVIPKLFESVDHYFRSYVCPLLEETRARLHSSIEIIYRAPTAEVLALTPCRHDETLLYDVEIDYWRNRYNDRGKEPYKTLPGDVVILADAKPEDVSDLQREGRTWTLALVTQIPEDPEDETEDPSRDPEDETDDAGTDPEDETEDASTSTTSFKIKPSKDIEINAEMQKSLVVIFLTNITTNRRIWNRLHKFRNLDVIKEVADSMVQENCSLCSMHSGGAWHESVVRNLSSTLNESQTKAILTCLRKIQCNHSCAVELIWGPPGTGKTKTVSMLLFTLLRMKRRILICAPTNVAIKEVASRVRKLVIESSEIGSGTDALFCSLSDILLFGNKDRLKVNSEIEDISLDYRVKRLRKCFAALTAKRSCFTSTIDFFEDCVCQYYNFLEKELIKEQERDQENENTEKNCSSEAVVCSGKHKSFLEFMREQFRFNILQLKRCAFTLCSHTPESYILKHDIQNMISLVGLLGSFETLLFRDDVISEELEKLFSRPELAGDSFEVFADISLLLFSQRSKCLSILKNLRTSLSGFDFKSSMSRRSMENFCFQNASLIFCTASSSYKLYSLKMEPMNLLVIDEAAQLKECESTIPLQLPGIRHAILIGDECQLPATVESNLSDEAGFGRSLFERLSSLGHPKHLLNMQYRMHPSISTFPNKNFYSNLIIDAPNVRSKSYEKHYLPGSMFGPYSFINVTGGREEVDDVGHSWRNMVEVAIVLKLVHCLYKEWSGSKQNINIGVISPYAAQVVAIQEKLGHKYKKVNGFSVKVQSIDGFQGGEEDVVIISTVRSNSDGFIGFMSNRQRINVSLTRARHCLWILGNERTLARSGSVWEELVSNAKQRQCFFNADENKELAKAILEVKKEFDQLDDLLNGNSPLFKCARWKVLFSENFRKSFSKLTSVRTKKFVLNLLLRLSSGWRPKKKNVDSVCEKSSQILKQFKVEGLYVLCSIDIVKEEVKYIQVLKVWDVLPLEDIPRFVKCLDGIFERQTDDFISRCNEKSLKGNLEAPKNWSTSFEIVRYKNLSNSESRSDSNFGASDATCYVENCKVSESLLLMKFYSLSSGIVKHLLSDHDGREIELPFEVTVEERDMIAFQRSMFILGRSGTGKTTVLTMKLFQKEQQSRMATEGIGEGIGNTSKDACCRNNVENDVKKVEDSVGEAKKIALRQLFVTVNPKLCYAIKHHISHLKSFASGGKYLVESSSVGIEDIDEIAQFEDAPYSFVDIPSSSYPLIISFYKFLMMLDGTIGNSYFERFPDVRQILHAEKRNLKSISIQTFITTREVNYDKFCSIYWPHFNTHITKMLDSSIAFTEIMSHIKCGLQSGEFSDGRLARKDYVTLSEVRLSTLSREKREMIYDIYEDYEKMKIAYGDFDMADFVIDLHLRLKNVKYEGDIMDFVYIDEVQDLTMRQIALFKYICRNVSEGFVFSGDTAQTIARGIDFRFEEIRNLFYNEFLLGSSSEGYDGRKEKGRISKIFHLSQNFRTHAGILKLAQSVIDLLYRFFPSFVDILSPETSLIFGEAPIWLEARNDENAIVNIFGKNGNGQTNFVGFGAEQVILVRDDSARKEVYNYVGKQALVLTIMECKGLEFQDVLLYNFFGSSPLKNKWRVIYEYMKEQNLLDESFPTFNPAKHIVLCSELKQLYVAITRTRQRLWICENIEELSKPMFDYWKNKDLVQVRKLDDSFALAMQVASSPEEWTSRGYKLLNEGNYEMATMCFERAGDIYGEKVAKAAGLKATADRVHRSNPEKASITRRQAAEIYESIGKAEHAAECFYMLREYKRAGQNYLQCGESARERAGECFCLAGCYKLAAEVYARGFHFSEFLSACTKGELFDMGLQYIQCWKQEATANKYRSREMDKTEKEFLENCAFHYHKLNDNRAMMRYVRAFNSMDAIRTFLNALGCFDELLSLEEEFGNFLEAAKIAKLKGELLVEADLFGKAGHFKQSAMLILWYVFANSLWSSGSKGWPLKQFPQKEELLENAKSFAKNESNQFFELVCLEAEILLHDQSNLFIMKQHLNSSQRHNSIKGEILSARKILDAHFHLNSSEYVWENDLVLDLASFLDEKLSKNEVSIETLIYSWSFWKDKIVNIFECLGCLETQDVSEYGSYGEFCLNYLGVQRHFNNLSPTFVLINSDADWVREVDYRYIKRNGKRNGKLISLDVHHFVSASQNYWSSELISVGMKVLTNLESLYEFSIKNSFSLFCQSRSLAYIFEISKFLLNSKFLVRCHSDNKELQKFVGMSTRHFFSYIYPLDWRESLKRNMVSFRRTETCSNLLREMIFENVHLKNNLSYGKLGRIALIILGSGKLYNGLHAKIMDGLKWNSSWNDLIEDLCRNAAMENLAGNNIGPGELSLKRMLHGALIDAYNANWEKEEDYISPVCFLYLVERQLILLSCSQGYFLATKSSFVEWLIYKDGNGSQTSRLGEQAPQYTKIMLKAMVEIVHQFLYDKKGTMEWIRKCRENVKDAYAVVVLRLVVIICLLYLNFGICGNTLHDLLGRNYITEQLPRDFYDALWKRRKRNSFSVDVNVLAEAFNKMGNSLVIVSLGKNYSKNICPDAIFVDMKANQRMEDRLRELFPRIDEAAQDHTVAVELDTSSSREGIDPPDTCDQRKGSQLPSSIISLTTDGNTSIKEKCKGRLPLIPGQLWELLETLKSRTHGADERSLVVNDSTVKVGCDGPGPLRVYSRRKIKENAKGMAVELDDSGRN, from the exons ATGAG ACAAGTGTGCCATAGGAGAGAGGGAGGAGGGATAATCATGGAAGAGGAGACTTCAATCAAAAAGAGAGGAGGATTTGCCGATGACTGTGACTTGGTTGCTTCCATGTTTTCTTGGTCTCTCGAGGACATTTGCAATGAAAATCTCTTCGAG GTGAAAGTGATTCCCAAATTGTTTGAATCGGTTGATCATTATTTTCGGTCATATGTATGTCCATTATTGGAAGAAACAAGAGCACGACTGCATTCAAGTATAGAAATTATTTACAGGGCACCAACTGCTGAAGTGCTTGCTCTAACTCCGTGTAGACATGATGAAACATTACtttatgatgttgaaattgattactGGAGAAACAGATACAATGATCGTGGCAAGGAGCCTTACAAAACATTGCCTGGAGATGTTGTTATTCTTGCAGATGCCAAACCTGAAGACGTCTCTGATTTGCAAAGGGAGGGAAGGACATGGACTTTAGCACTGGTCACCCAGATCCCAGAGGATCCAGAGGATGAGACTGAGGATCCTAGTAGAGATCCGGAGGATGAGACAGATGATGCTGGTACAGATCCAGAGGATGAGACAGAGGATGCTAGTACATCCACTACCTCTTTTAAAATCAAGCCATCAAAAGACATTGAAATTAATGCTGAAATGCAGAAATCACTTGTTGTGATTTTCTTGACAAATATAACTACTAACAGAAGAATCTGGAATAGATTGCACAAATTTCGAAATCTGGATGTCATCAAGGAAGTCGCCGATTCCATG GTTCAGGAAAATTGCAGCCTCTGTTCTATGCATAGCGGTGGAGCCTGGCATGAGAGTGTTGTTAGGAATTTATCATCTACATTGAATGAATCCCAAACTAAGGCCATTTTGACTTGTCTTCGTAAAATTCAGTGCAATCACAGTTGCGCAGTGGAACTTATTTGGGGTCCACCAGGGACAGGGAAAACTAAGACAGTTAGTATGCTGCTCTTTACCCTCTTAAGGATGAAGCGTAGGATCCTGATTTGCGCGCCAACCAATGTCGCCATAAAAGAAGTGGCTTCCAGAGTCCGGAAGCTAGTGATTGAATCTTCCGAAATAGGCTCAGGAACTGATGCTTTGTTTTGTTCTTTGAGTGATATTCTGTTATTTGGGAATAAGGACAGGCTCAAAGTTAACTCAGAGATTGAAGACATATCTTTGGATTATCGTGTTAAAAGGCTTAGAAAGTGCTTTGCAGCTTTGACTGCTAAAAGGTCGTGTTTCACTTCAACAATAGACTTTTTTGAAGATTGCGTTTGTCAGTATTATAATTTCTTGGAAAAAGAATTGATCAAAGAGCAGGAGCGTGATCAGGAAAATGAAAACACAGAGAAAAATTGCAGCAGTGAAGCTGTTGTTTGCAGTgggaagcataaatcatttcttGAATTTATGAGAGAGCAATTCCGCTTCAATATATTACAACTGAAAAGATGTGCCTTTACTTTATGCTCTCATACACCTGAAAGCTATATCCTGAAACATGATATTCAAAATATGATATCCCTTGTTGGGTTACTTGGTTCTTTTGAAACTTTGCTCTTCCGTGATGATGTAATCTCTGAAGAACTTGAGAAGCTTTTTTCACGTCCAGAGTTAGCTGGGGATTCTTTTGAAGTTTTTGCAGATATTTCGTTGCTATTATTCTCACAGAGAAGCAAGTGCCTTTCTATTTTAAAGAATCTCCGTACTTCTCTAAGTGGATTTGATTTTAAAAGTTCTATGAGCAGGCGTTCAATGGAAAATTTCTGTTTTCAAAATGCTTCCTTGATTTTCTGCACGGCATCTAGTTCATATAAGCTGTATTCATTGAAAATGGAACCAATGAATTTGTTGGTCATTGATGAAGCAGCCCAATTAAAAGAGTGTGAATCAACAATACCCTTACAGCTTCCTGGAATTAGGCATGCCATTCTTATTGGCGATGAATGCCAGTTACCAGCTACTGTGGAAAGCAAT CTTTCTGATGAAGCTGGCTTTGGAAGAAGTTTATTTGAAAGGTTGAGCTCGTTAGGTCATCCAAAACACCTTTTAAATATGCAGTACAGGATGCATCCATCGATCAGTACCTTCCCAAACAAAAACTTTTACTCTAATCTTATAATAGATGCGCCAAATGTTAGGAGTAAAAGTTATGAAAAGCATTATCTTCCAGGCTCAATGTTTGGCCCCTATTCATTCATAAATGTAACTGGTGGAAGAGAAGAGGTGGATGATGTTGGACATAGCTGGAGAAATATGGTGGAGGTAGCTATTGTGTTAAAATTAGTGCACTGTCTGTATAAAG AATGGAGTGGCTCAAAACAAAATATCAACATTGGTGTCATATCTCCATATGCTGCTCAAGTAGTTGCAATTCAAGAGAAACTTGGTCATAAATACAAAAAAGTTAATGGATTTTCAGTGAAAGTCCAATCAATAGATGGGTTCCAAGGTGGTGAGGAAGATGTTGTCATAATATCAACTGTGAGATCAAACAGTGATGGATTTATTGGATTTATGTCTAACCGACAGAGAATTAATGTTTCTCTTACCAGGGCTAG GCACTGCCTCTGGATTTTAGGGAATGAAAGAACTCTAGCTAGAAGTGGATCTGTTTGGGAGGAGCTAGTTTCTAATGCAAAACAGCGTCAATGTTTCTTTAATGCTGATGAAAACAAGGAATTGGCCAAAGCCATTTTAGAAGTCAAGAAAGAGTTTGATCAACTTGATGATTTGCTTAATGGAAATAGCCCACTTTTCAAGTGTGCTAGGTGGAAG GTTCTTTTTAGTGAAAATTTTAGAAAATCATTTTCAAAGCTGACATCAGTCCGGACAAAGAAATTTGTTTTGAACCTTCTGCTAAGACTTTCTAGTGGTTGGCGTCCTAAGAAAAAAAATGTGGATTCAGTTTGTGAAAAAAGTTCTCAAATCTTGAAGCAGTTCAAGGTTGAAGGACTCTATGTACTCTGTTCAATTGATATAGTGAAAGAAGAAGTAAAGTACATTCAAGTCTTGAAGGTTTGGGATGTTTTACCACTGGAAGATATTCCAAGATTTGTTAAATGTCTCGATGGAATCTTTGAAAGGCAGACTGATGACTTTATTAGTCGATGCAATGAGAAAAGTCTAAAGGG GAATTTGGAAGCTCCCAAAAATTGGTCAACCTCTTTTGAGATTGTCCGTTATAAGAATCTTAGCAACAGTGAATCCAGGAGCGATTCAAATTTTGGTGCTTCTGATGCTACATGCTATGTGGAGAACTGCAAAGTGAGTGAGAGTCTGCTACTAATGAAATTCTACTCCTTGTCATCTGGCATTGTGAAGCACTTACTTTCTGACCATGATGGTAGAGAAATAGAACTCCCTTTTGAAGTAACAGTTGAAGAGCGAGATATGATTGCATTCCAAAGAAGTATGTTTATTCTAGGACGGTCTGGCACTGGGAAAACAACTGTCCTAACTATGAAGTTGTTTCAGAAAGAGCAACAATCCCGTATGGCAACTGAAGGAATTGGTGAAGGCATTGGCAATACCTCAAAGGATGCCTGTTGTAGAAACAATGTGGAAAATGATGTAAAAAAAGTGGAGGACAGTGTTGGAGAGGCTAAGAAGATTGCCTTGCGCCAGCTTTTTGTGACTGTCAATCCTAAACTTTGTTATGCTATAAAACATCATATTTCTCATTTAAAAAG CTTTGCATCTGGGGGAAAATATTTGGTAGAAAGCAGTTCAGTCGGTATTGAAGATATTGATGAGATAGCACAGTTCGAGGATGCCCCATATTCTTTTGTTGACATTCCTTCCAGCTCATACCCTCTTATTATATCTTTCTATAAGTTTTTGATGATGCTTGATGGGACAATAGGCAATTCATATTTTGAAAGATTCCCTGATGTGAGGCAGATTTTGCATGCAGAAAAGAGAAATTTGAAATCCATTTCCATTCAAACTTTTATAACTACAAGGGAGGTTAACTATGATAAGTTTTGTTCAATTTATTGGCCACATTTCAATACACACATAACAAAAATGCTTGACTCTTCTATAGCCTTTACTGAGATTATGTCACATATAAAATGTGGCTTGCAATCAGGGGAATTTAGTGATGGTAGACTTGCACGAAAGGATTATGTTACTCTCTCCGAGGTTCGGTTATCAACTTTAAgtagggagaagagagagatgaTATACGACATCTATGAAGATTATGAAAAGATGAAGATAGCCTATGGTGATTTTGATATGGCAGATTTTGTTATTGATCTTCATCTTAGGCTTAAAAATGTTAAATATGAAGGTGACATTATGGATTTTGTCTATATTGATGAAGTCCAAGATCTTACAATGAGGCAGATTGCTCTTTTCAAGTACATTTGTAGGAATGTGAGTGAGGGCTTTGTTTTTTCGGGTGACACAGCACAAACCATAGCTAGGGGCATtgattttaggtttgaagaaataAGAAATCTATTCTACAATGAGTTTCTTCTAGGATCAAGTAGTGAAGGATATGATGGAAGAAAGGAGAAAGGTCGGATTTCTAAAATATTTCATTTGAGCCAAAACTTTCGTACCCATGCTGGTATTCTCAAGTTAGCTCAGAGCGTTATTGACCTCCTTTACCGCTTTTTCCCTTCGTTTGTTGATATTTTAAGCCCTGAAACTAGTCTTATATTTGGGGAAGCCCCAATTTGGCTTGAGGCAAGAAATGATGAAAATGCAATTGTTAATATATTTGGGAAGAATGGGAATGGAcaaaccaattttgttggttttggggcAGAGCAGGTCATATTAGTTCGTGATGATTCAGCTAGGAAAGAAGTTTATAACTACGTTGGGAAACAAGCCCTCGTGTTGACTATAATGGAGTGCAAAGGCCTGGAGTTTCAG GATGTACTATTGTACAACTTTTTTGGCTCATCGCCTCTGAAAAATAAATGGAGAGTCATCTATGAATACATGAAAGAACAAAACTTACTTGATGAGTCCTTTCCTACTTTCAATCCAGCAAAACACATTGTTTTATGCTCTGAGTTAAAGCAGTTATATGTCGCTATCACACGTACGAGACAAAGATTGTGGATTTGCGAGAACATAGAGGAGTTATCCAAACCAATGTTTGATTACTGGAAGAATAAGGACCTTGTTCAAGTAAGAAAACTAGATGACTCTTTTGCACTAGCAATGCAAGTTGCTAGCAGTCCAGAAGAGTGGACGTCAAGGGGTTACAAG CTTCTAAATGAGGGTAATTATGAGATGGCAACAATGTGTTTCGAAAGAGCAGGAGATATATATGGTGAAAAAGTGGCCAAGGCTGCTGGGCTTAAGGCAACTGCCGACAGAGTGCATCGCTCAAATCCTGAAAAGGCTTCTATCACCCGTAGgcaggctgctgaaatttatgaATCAATTGGCAAAGCTGAGCATGCTGCAGAATGCTTTTATATGTTAAGAGAGTATAAACGAGCAG GTCAAAACTATTTGCAATGTGGGGAATCTGCTAGAGAAAGAGCTGGAGAATGTTTCTGTCTTGCTGGATGTTATAAGCTTGCAGCAGAAGTATATGCTAGGGGCTTCCATTTCTCAGAGTTCTTGTCTGCATGTACCAAGGGAGAACTCTTTGACATGGGCTTGCAATATATTCAGTGCTGGAAACAGGAAGCGACTGCAAATAAATATAGGAGCAGAGAAATGGACAAAACCGAGAAAGAGTTTCTGGAGAACTGTGCTTTTCATTATCACAAGCTAAATGATAATAGAGCCATGATGAGATATGTTAGAGCGTTTAATTCCATGGATGCAATTCGAACTTTCTTGAATGCTTTAGGATGCTTTGATGAGCTTTTGTCACTGGAAGAAGAGTTTGGTAACTTCCTGGAGGCAGCAAAGATTGCAAAGCTGAAAGGTGAACTTCTAGTTGAGGCTGATCTATTTGGAAAGGCTGGACACTTTAAGCAGTCGGCAATGCTTATTCTATGGTATGTGTTTGCTAACTCTCTGTGGTCATCTGGGAGCAAAGGCTGGCCTTTAAAGCAGTTTCCACAGAAGGAGGAGCTTTTGGAAAATGCAAAGTCATTTGCAAAGAATGAATCGAACCAATTTTTCGAGCTTGTGTGTTTGGAGGCTGAAATTTTGTTGCATGACCAAAGTAACTTGTTCATTATGAAACAGCATCTAAATTCTTCTCAGAGACATAACAGTATAAAAGGTGAGATCTTATCAGCTCGAAAGATTCTTGATGCCCATTTTCATCTAAATAGCTCAGAGTATGTGTGGGAAAATGATTTGGTTCTTGATCTGGCAAGCTTTTTGGATGAGAAGCTATCAAAAAATGAGGTTTCAATTGAAACTCTGATTTACTCTTGGTCATTTTGGAAGGATAAGATTGTTAACATATTTGAGTGTCTTGGATGTCTTGAAACTCAAGATGTTAGTGAATATGGAAGTTATGGAGAATTCTGCTTGAACTACTTGGGAGTGCAAAGGCACTTTAATAATCTAAGTCCCACTTTTGTTCTTATAAACTCTGATGCTGATTGGGTGAGAGAAGTAGACTATAGATATATAAAAAGGAATGGGAAGAGGAATGGGAAGCTCATTTCTTTAGATGTTCACCATTTTGTCTCTGCTTCTCAGAATTATTGGTCTTCTGAGTTAATATCTGTTGGCATGAAGGTTTTGACCAATCTTGAATCTCTTTATGAATTCTCAATTAAgaattcattttctctcttctgccAAAGCAGGTCCCTTGCTTATATCTTTGAGATTTCCAAATTTCTTTTGAATTCCAAGTTTCTGGTCAGATGTCACAGTGATAACAAGGAGTTGCAGAAATTTGTAGGAATGTCGACTAGACATTTCTTTAGCTACATATATCCTCTGGACTGGAGAGAATCACTGAAACGGAATATGGTTTCTTTCAGGAGAACTGAGACTTGTAGTAATCTCTTAAGAGAAATGATTTTCGAAAATGTCCACTTGAAGAATAACTTGTCTTATGGGAAACTGGGAAGAATAGCATTAATAATTCTTGGGTCTGGTAAGCTCTATAATGGACTACATGCGAAAATCATGGATGGTTTAAAATGGAATTCATCTTGGAATGATTTGATTGAGGACCTTTGTAGGAATGCAGCAATGGAAAATTTAGCCGGCAATAACATAGGACCAGGAGAGCTATCTCTCAAGAGGATGCTGCATGGAGCTTTGATAGATGCTTATAATGCCAactgggaaaaagaagaagactaCATCTCACCTGTTTGTTTCTTATACCTTGTTGAGCGCCAACTGATTCTGTTATCTTGCTCCCAGGGGTACTTTCTTGCCACTAAATCTTCTTTTGTTGAATGGCTTATCTACAAGGATGGAAATGGCAGCCAAACTTCTAGATTAGGGGAACAAGCACCACAGTATACAAAAATCATGCTAAAAGCGATGGTTGAAATTGTTCATCAGTTTCTTTATGACAAGAAAGGTACCATGGAATGGATCAGAAAATGTCGTGAAAATGTGAAGGATGCATATGCGGTTGTGGTGTTGAGGTTGGTTGTTATAATATGTTTGCTTTATTTGAACTTTGGAATTTGCGGAAACACACTTCATGACTTGCTGGGAAGGAACTACATCACCGAACAACTGCCAAGGGATTTTTATGATGCCCTTTGGAAAAGAAGGAAGCGTAATTCTTTCTCTGTGGATGTAAATGTGTTAGCTGAAGCATTTAACAAGATGGGCAATTCTCTAGTGATTGTAAGTTTGGGTAAAAATTATTCAAAAAATATTTGTCCAGATGCCATTTTTGTGGACATGAAGGCCAATCAAAGAATGGAGGATAGATTAAGAGAACTATTTCCAAGGATTGATGAAGCTGCTCAAGATCACACAGTAGCAGTTGAACTGGACACTAGCAGTTCACGTGAAGGAATAGATCCTCCAGACACTTGTGATCAAAGGAAAGGATCCCAACTCCCATCTTCAATCATCAGTCTTACCACAGATGGGAACACAAGCATTAAAGAAAAATGTAAGGGTAGACTTCCTTTGATCCCTGGCCAGCTTTGGGAACTACTTGAAACTTTAAAATCAAGGACTCATGGAGCAGATGAAAGGAGCCTCGTTGTAAATGATTCAACAGTGAAG GTTGGCTGTGATGGACCTGGGCCACTAAGAGTATATTCTAGAAGGAAGATTAAAGAAAATGCTAAAGGAATGGCTGTTGAGCTGGACGATtctggaagaaattaa